Proteins co-encoded in one Psychromonas sp. L1A2 genomic window:
- the yfaE gene encoding class I ribonucleotide reductase maintenance protein YfaE has translation MSSKLIYNEQQYTLDANKTLLENLESQSVSVEFHCRDGHCGACRSILVSGDVTYSNFPMAYLKEGEILLCCSKSEKSITIKTI, from the coding sequence ATGTCATCTAAACTAATTTACAATGAACAACAATATACATTAGATGCAAATAAGACACTGCTTGAGAATTTAGAATCTCAATCAGTGTCTGTTGAGTTTCATTGCAGAGATGGACATTGCGGCGCCTGCCGTTCAATTCTTGTTTCTGGTGATGTGACTTACAGTAACTTTCCAATGGCTTATTTAAAAGAAGGTGAAATTTTACTTTGTTGCAGTAAAAGCGAAAAAAGCATCACGATTAAAACAATATAA
- a CDS encoding DUF547 domain-containing protein: protein MNSIISTSTNKVSALVRFTLGAALLTGSLMSNVYAETDQKNLHADWTELLEQNISPINKGHSTAVDYAAFKNQESELQAYLDKLGEVSRADFDAWSKEKQLAFLINAYNAWTVEFILTKYPDLESIKDLGSLFSSPWDKEFIPLLGKTVSLNDIEHGLIRGSKRYNDPRIHFAVNCASIGCPALREEAYTASKLEQQLEQQTERFLTDSSRNYIKGNSIYLSSIFKWYDEDFEAGFRGTKSIQSFISLYADALKLDEKQLTTLQKQDFSVKFLDYNWKLNASK, encoded by the coding sequence ATGAACTCAATAATATCAACATCAACTAATAAAGTGAGTGCATTAGTGCGCTTCACTTTAGGAGCCGCTTTGTTAACTGGCTCATTAATGAGCAATGTATATGCAGAAACGGATCAAAAAAACTTACATGCTGATTGGACCGAATTACTTGAGCAAAATATATCGCCAATTAATAAAGGACACAGCACAGCCGTTGATTATGCAGCCTTTAAAAATCAAGAAAGCGAACTACAAGCTTACCTTGATAAATTAGGTGAAGTATCACGCGCAGATTTTGATGCTTGGTCAAAAGAAAAACAGTTAGCTTTTTTAATTAATGCTTATAACGCTTGGACTGTTGAGTTTATTTTAACTAAATACCCTGACCTAGAATCGATTAAAGATCTAGGCAGTTTATTTAGCTCTCCGTGGGATAAAGAATTTATTCCACTATTGGGTAAAACGGTGAGTTTAAATGATATCGAACACGGTCTTATTCGTGGTAGCAAACGTTACAATGATCCACGTATTCATTTTGCAGTTAACTGTGCAAGTATTGGTTGCCCTGCACTTCGCGAAGAAGCTTACACAGCAAGCAAACTTGAGCAACAGTTAGAACAACAAACTGAGCGCTTTTTAACAGATTCAAGCCGTAACTACATCAAAGGCAACTCAATCTACTTATCGTCTATTTTTAAGTGGTATGATGAAGACTTTGAAGCAGGATTTCGCGGTACTAAGTCAATACAAAGTTTTATAAGCCTGTATGCTGATGCATTGAAACTAGATGAAAAGCAACTGACTACATTACAGAAACAAGACTTTAGTGTTAAATTTTTAGATTACAATTGGAAGCTTAATGCGAGTAAGTAA
- a CDS encoding ABC transporter substrate-binding protein → MRVSNYYRKILVSLCLLSVFSLSSNSFADEANSTAESTSRVWKNVEMRGTTQDVYFHAWGGDQQINNYIQWAAKQVKEKYKINLHHVKLTDTSEAVSRVLAEKAADNHRNGQVDLVWINGANFASMAKYQLLAADWAGELPNFQLTNPTNNPAMTRDFGVPTQGMEAPWGQAALTFYFDSLKVNDVPETLSDLLIWSEKHPGHFTYPKPPDFLGMSFLKYALLVLSESQPKSIQDKLYQPVSAESEAELLPALWQFLDQLHPTLWRQGKHFVSNGLALRRLMSDTELQVSFTFSAAEIPSAISRYDLPDSTRSYRMKDGSLSNIHFVAIPYNSPHIEGAKLVANFLLSPEAQARKQKTVIWGDSSVLDLSQLTPTQKALFDVNEEQHLSANIINIDNTRLLSELHPSWVKVITEQWLTRYGVQ, encoded by the coding sequence ATGCGAGTAAGTAATTATTACCGTAAGATTCTTGTTAGCCTTTGTCTGCTAAGCGTTTTTTCGCTTAGCAGCAACTCATTTGCCGATGAGGCAAATAGTACGGCTGAATCAACTTCCCGAGTTTGGAAAAACGTTGAAATGCGTGGCACTACACAAGATGTATATTTTCATGCTTGGGGAGGCGATCAACAAATTAATAATTATATTCAATGGGCTGCTAAGCAGGTTAAAGAAAAATATAAAATTAATTTACACCATGTAAAACTCACCGACACAAGTGAAGCCGTCAGCAGAGTGTTAGCAGAAAAAGCCGCTGACAATCACCGTAACGGACAAGTTGATCTAGTTTGGATCAATGGGGCAAACTTTGCTTCAATGGCAAAATACCAATTATTAGCCGCAGACTGGGCTGGCGAACTACCTAATTTTCAATTAACAAACCCAACCAACAATCCCGCTATGACTCGTGACTTCGGCGTTCCAACGCAAGGAATGGAAGCACCATGGGGACAAGCTGCGCTCACCTTTTATTTCGATAGTTTAAAAGTAAATGATGTACCAGAGACTCTCTCTGATTTATTGATTTGGAGTGAAAAGCATCCTGGCCACTTTACTTACCCTAAACCGCCCGACTTTTTAGGCATGAGCTTTTTAAAGTATGCATTACTGGTATTAAGCGAATCACAACCGAAAAGCATTCAAGATAAACTTTATCAACCAGTGTCAGCAGAAAGTGAAGCTGAATTATTACCTGCTTTATGGCAATTTTTAGATCAATTACACCCGACTTTATGGCGACAAGGTAAACACTTTGTATCCAATGGCTTAGCATTACGACGTTTAATGAGCGATACCGAATTACAAGTTTCTTTCACTTTCTCAGCCGCTGAAATTCCTTCAGCTATTTCTCGTTACGACTTACCTGATAGTACTCGCAGTTACAGAATGAAAGACGGTAGTTTAAGTAATATTCACTTTGTTGCAATCCCTTATAATTCCCCTCATATTGAAGGTGCAAAGCTAGTTGCTAACTTTTTATTAAGCCCAGAAGCACAAGCGAGAAAACAAAAAACAGTGATATGGGGCGACAGTAGCGTGCTCGATTTATCGCAATTAACACCGACACAAAAAGCACTTTTTGACGTCAATGAAGAACAACATTTAAGTGCGAATATCATCAATATAGATAACACCCGTTTGTTAAGTGAGTTACACCCTAGCTGGGTTAAAGTCATAACTGAACAATGGCTTACTCGTTATGGAGTTCAATAA
- a CDS encoding sterol desaturase family protein codes for MIDDTFIRLGIFISILAIMIILEQTFPARQLSTKKQAPTKTTRLIGNFGIVFLSGLSARLVLPVGLAGFALYCTEQQWGLFNLIHLPSWLTIVLSLLLLDMLIYWQHRLFHKIPLLWQLHKVHHADSHVDASTGLRFHPLEIVASIFIKAIAVMLLGVPAFAVILFEVLLNGFALFNHANIRLPKKVEAVTRLILMTQILHRIHHSQLFKESNSNYGFSVIWWDRLFGSYSAEATKPDLEIDIGIKEFPDAKDNANLLGLLTMPFKRKR; via the coding sequence ATGATCGATGATACTTTTATTCGCCTTGGGATATTTATTAGTATCTTAGCGATAATGATAATCTTAGAGCAAACCTTTCCTGCTCGACAACTATCAACTAAAAAACAAGCACCAACAAAAACCACTCGTTTGATTGGAAACTTCGGCATCGTATTTCTTTCAGGCTTATCAGCAAGGTTAGTACTTCCGGTTGGGTTAGCAGGATTTGCGCTTTATTGCACTGAACAACAATGGGGTTTATTTAACCTTATACACTTACCCTCTTGGCTAACCATTGTTTTAAGTTTGTTGTTATTAGATATGCTCATCTATTGGCAGCATCGGTTATTCCACAAAATCCCTCTGTTATGGCAATTACACAAAGTACACCATGCCGATTCACATGTTGATGCAAGCACGGGGTTACGTTTTCACCCTTTAGAAATCGTGGCCAGTATTTTTATTAAAGCAATCGCTGTGATGTTACTAGGTGTGCCTGCCTTTGCAGTTATTTTATTTGAGGTTTTATTAAATGGCTTTGCTCTATTTAATCATGCCAATATTCGCCTTCCTAAAAAAGTAGAAGCGGTAACTCGCTTAATTTTGATGACCCAGATATTACACCGCATTCACCACAGTCAGTTATTTAAAGAAAGTAACTCAAATTATGGGTTCAGTGTTATTTGGTGGGACCGATTATTTGGTAGTTATTCAGCTGAAGCAACTAAACCAGATTTAGAAATAGATATTGGTATTAAAGAATTTCCTGATGCTAAAGATAATGCAAATTTATTAGGTTTGTTGACCATGCCTTTTAAACGAAAAAGATAA
- a CDS encoding CDP-alcohol phosphatidyltransferase family protein, with the protein MLDRFVTPYIKPLLTPVVVQLDKRGIHPDQVTLVGFIVGLLAVPLLAAQLWTAALIMIILNRILDGLDGALARHQNSSNSAGGYLDICVDFLFYAAIPVGFALADPAVNALPAVVLLSVFIGTGSSFLAFAIPAEKLNLARPQFANKSFYFLNGLTEGTETIAFFVAFCLWPTYFPELAYSFAFLGAITVFTRLHGGYQTLKSHNVNNVEK; encoded by the coding sequence ATGCTAGATAGATTTGTCACACCGTATATCAAACCGCTTTTAACGCCAGTAGTGGTTCAATTAGATAAGCGTGGCATACATCCAGATCAAGTCACCTTAGTAGGTTTTATAGTCGGCTTATTAGCGGTACCACTGTTAGCTGCACAACTATGGACAGCAGCGCTGATCATGATAATACTTAATCGTATTTTAGATGGTTTAGATGGTGCGTTAGCTCGGCATCAAAATAGCAGTAATAGCGCTGGCGGCTATTTAGATATTTGTGTCGACTTTCTGTTTTATGCGGCCATTCCTGTGGGTTTTGCCTTAGCGGATCCCGCCGTAAATGCCTTGCCAGCCGTGGTATTATTATCAGTGTTTATAGGTACAGGTTCAAGTTTCTTAGCCTTTGCAATTCCAGCAGAAAAACTCAATTTAGCAAGACCACAGTTTGCAAATAAAAGCTTTTATTTTTTAAATGGTTTAACGGAAGGCACTGAAACTATCGCCTTTTTTGTTGCCTTCTGTTTATGGCCAACCTATTTCCCTGAGCTAGCTTATAGCTTTGCTTTTTTAGGTGCGATTACTGTTTTTACTCGCCTTCACGGTGGGTACCAAACATTAAAAAGTCATAATGTTAACAATGTAGAAAAATAG
- a CDS encoding tetratricopeptide repeat protein → MKQRFCNLFLLFTIIILFSGELIAQAKFSEGYEAAHSGNYKKAVKIWIPLAEKGDASAQYTVGWMYESGQGVKKDLKKAIHWYLKSAQQEYKAAQYVLATLYEKGTGVEQDSSKALSYYLLAAEQGDPTSQYQVGNYYQYGIGTKKNNKQSIVWYQKAAEQGHVNAQIDLGYLYQSGETLERDYKKALDWYQSAAHQDNPVAQYQLAYMHENGLGTQQDYAKAIQLYKQSANNNYSQAAYKLGQIYEAGNVDGVDYKKAIAWYRLAALKGNTDAQFQLGQLSEMGKGTPKSIQRAIDWYTQASRRDHAEAYYRLATIYENGTTQYTRNIHPNLQKAFKNYQYASSLNYPLAHAKLAYFYENGIFTKVDKEAAILLYQKSSQKWAKTRLFKLVTHARCLKTATTLLFSEKLSCANRTLLREKIKLQKIKVISEDDKSLTDTYFTAAMTKGSSELTIRYTEDNEFSQATYTFVGRNNPSLIITVKNKLIETYGQPSYSQGNELQGEASFQWRLKDNIILRVFRLWPDTTTFVEYSQAEFFQ, encoded by the coding sequence ATGAAGCAAAGATTTTGTAATTTATTTCTTTTATTTACAATTATAATCCTTTTTTCAGGGGAGCTAATTGCACAAGCCAAGTTTTCTGAGGGCTACGAAGCCGCTCATTCTGGTAACTATAAAAAAGCCGTAAAGATCTGGATCCCTCTAGCAGAAAAAGGTGACGCTTCTGCACAATATACCGTTGGTTGGATGTACGAAAGTGGCCAAGGTGTTAAGAAAGATTTAAAAAAAGCTATCCATTGGTATTTAAAATCTGCACAACAAGAATACAAAGCAGCACAATATGTTCTAGCTACCTTGTACGAGAAAGGAACCGGCGTTGAACAAGATAGCAGTAAGGCATTAAGTTATTACCTTCTCGCAGCTGAACAAGGCGATCCAACATCTCAATATCAAGTTGGTAACTACTACCAGTACGGTATTGGCACTAAAAAAAATAATAAACAAAGTATTGTTTGGTATCAAAAAGCTGCTGAACAAGGCCATGTAAACGCACAAATAGATCTTGGCTATCTATATCAATCAGGCGAAACACTCGAAAGAGATTATAAAAAAGCGCTTGATTGGTACCAATCAGCAGCACACCAAGACAATCCGGTCGCTCAATACCAATTAGCCTATATGCATGAAAATGGATTAGGTACACAGCAAGACTACGCAAAAGCGATTCAATTATATAAACAATCTGCTAACAATAATTACTCTCAAGCAGCTTATAAATTAGGCCAAATTTATGAAGCAGGTAACGTAGATGGCGTTGATTATAAAAAAGCTATTGCTTGGTATCGTCTTGCGGCTTTGAAAGGGAATACCGATGCACAATTTCAACTAGGTCAATTATCAGAAATGGGCAAAGGAACACCCAAAAGTATTCAACGAGCGATTGACTGGTACACTCAAGCATCTCGTCGCGATCATGCGGAAGCTTATTACCGACTCGCTACAATTTATGAAAATGGTACAACACAATACACCCGTAATATTCATCCTAACTTACAAAAAGCCTTTAAAAATTATCAATATGCCTCTTCACTAAATTACCCGTTAGCGCATGCCAAATTAGCGTACTTTTATGAAAATGGTATTTTTACTAAGGTAGATAAAGAAGCCGCTATTTTGTTATATCAAAAATCATCACAGAAATGGGCAAAAACACGGTTATTTAAATTGGTGACACACGCTCGATGTTTAAAAACAGCGACCACACTTTTATTTTCTGAAAAACTCAGTTGTGCAAACCGAACTTTGTTGAGAGAAAAAATAAAGTTACAAAAAATCAAGGTTATCTCAGAGGATGACAAATCACTTACAGATACGTATTTCACAGCAGCAATGACCAAAGGATCTAGTGAATTAACCATTCGATACACTGAAGATAACGAGTTTTCACAAGCAACTTATACTTTTGTGGGTCGAAACAACCCTTCGCTTATTATCACGGTCAAAAATAAGTTAATAGAAACTTATGGCCAACCAAGTTACTCACAGGGAAACGAATTGCAAGGCGAAGCTAGTTTTCAATGGAGATTAAAAGATAATATTATCTTACGTGTTTTCCGTCTTTGGCCTGATACAACAACCTTTGTCGAGTACTCACAGGCAGAGTTTTTTCAATAA
- a CDS encoding ABC transporter permease, whose product MIVANTLFTRLVRNSPYLLIALLVVPVLGGLLGVLLPAFGWFPALGANEFGLFGFVQLFNTPGIERMVLLSFGTSLISTLLAFVITVLILASYFNSPWLKRIQRLLGPILVIPHAAAAIAIGFLIAPSGFLSRLFSPWLSGWDTPPDWLLPHDPYGLSIILGLTLKELPFLLLIALGVLAQPEIGKTLKAQHKVASSLGYCPMTGFFKVILPSLYGYMRLPILAVLAYSSASVEIPLILGSNTPPTLAVAIMQWFNDVDLSLRIKASSGAILQILITLSLLGSWCLLELLVKKCSTSFLVNGEREYGGMLIQRVTHLITTVMLSVIGLALVAMVLWSFAGFWSFPDLLPQQLVTLHWSSALLQMQTPLFNTLVIAISTTLIAIALTLFVLEAEQQNTKTISAISGFIIYLPLLIPSIAFLFGLVWLFEQVNSQHAYINVVFSHLLFVLPYVFLSLANSYRRLDPRFSTVAASLGVPPSKIFWQLKLPLLLSPILIASALGLAISFSQYLPTLLSGAGRINTITTEAVTLANGASRRTSAVYALMQMLLPALFFILAWATPKLFFRNRG is encoded by the coding sequence ATGATTGTTGCTAATACCCTGTTTACTCGCTTAGTTCGTAATAGTCCGTATCTTTTAATCGCTTTATTAGTGGTGCCTGTACTAGGTGGTTTATTAGGTGTGTTATTACCTGCTTTTGGTTGGTTCCCTGCACTTGGTGCTAATGAGTTCGGTTTATTTGGATTTGTCCAACTGTTTAATACTCCTGGTATTGAACGCATGGTATTACTGAGTTTTGGTACCAGTTTAATTAGTACTCTACTCGCTTTTGTTATCACTGTATTGATACTAGCCAGTTACTTTAACAGCCCTTGGTTAAAACGAATTCAACGTTTATTAGGTCCGATATTAGTTATTCCACATGCGGCGGCTGCGATTGCCATTGGTTTTTTAATCGCCCCTTCTGGGTTCTTATCACGACTTTTTTCACCCTGGTTAAGTGGTTGGGATACTCCACCTGACTGGTTGTTGCCCCATGATCCTTATGGATTAAGCATCATATTAGGATTAACACTTAAAGAGCTCCCTTTTTTGCTTTTAATCGCATTAGGCGTACTTGCTCAACCTGAAATTGGTAAAACATTAAAAGCACAACATAAAGTGGCATCAAGTTTAGGTTACTGCCCGATGACTGGCTTTTTCAAAGTCATTTTACCAAGCCTTTACGGTTATATGCGTTTACCTATTTTAGCGGTACTTGCTTACTCAAGTGCCAGTGTCGAAATTCCTTTAATTCTAGGATCTAATACGCCTCCTACTTTAGCAGTTGCGATTATGCAATGGTTTAATGATGTTGATTTAAGCCTACGCATCAAAGCATCATCAGGTGCCATATTACAAATACTGATCACTCTATCGTTATTGGGCAGTTGGTGTTTATTAGAATTATTAGTTAAAAAATGCAGTACTTCATTCTTAGTAAATGGAGAAAGGGAATACGGTGGCATGTTGATTCAACGTGTGACTCATTTAATAACCACGGTGATGTTAAGTGTTATCGGTTTAGCGCTTGTTGCTATGGTGTTATGGTCTTTTGCTGGCTTCTGGTCTTTCCCTGATTTATTACCTCAGCAACTTGTTACTTTACACTGGTCATCTGCTTTACTACAAATGCAAACCCCACTGTTTAATACCCTTGTTATTGCTATTAGCACCACGTTAATTGCCATTGCATTAACCTTATTTGTACTAGAAGCTGAACAGCAAAATACAAAAACTATTTCGGCTATTAGCGGCTTTATTATTTACTTACCATTACTCATTCCAAGTATTGCTTTCTTATTTGGACTGGTTTGGCTGTTTGAGCAAGTCAATAGTCAACATGCTTACATCAATGTGGTTTTTTCACATTTATTATTTGTTTTACCTTATGTGTTTTTATCGTTAGCCAATAGTTACCGTCGCTTAGATCCTCGTTTTAGCACCGTGGCAGCAAGTCTTGGTGTACCACCCTCTAAAATATTTTGGCAGTTGAAACTCCCATTACTATTATCACCGATTTTAATCGCCAGTGCATTAGGCTTAGCGATTAGCTTTAGTCAGTATTTACCAACATTGTTATCAGGCGCAGGCCGAATCAATACTATTACAACGGAAGCCGTTACGCTTGCCAATGGCGCAAGCAGAAGAACCAGCGCGGTCTATGCGTTAATGCAAATGTTATTGCCAGCATTGTTCTTTATATTAGCTTGGGCGACACCAAAGTTGTTCTTCCGGAACCGAGGTTAG
- a CDS encoding ATP-binding cassette domain-containing protein has protein sequence MNSQSMSSLKIDNLQLSQQGKLLLSLNEEVKGGEVLTIMGPSGSGKSTLLNWLVGMLPSDFYANGELYLNQQIITNTASHLRNIGLLYQDPLLFPHLSVEGNIAFAMPKGDKQTRKDEISDALNQVGLAGMEKRCPQNLSGGQQARVALLRVLLSKPKAILLDEPFSKLDSQLRQETRQLVFEQIQKYSLPAVMVTHDQSDAVAAKGKVITLDALSLNQVV, from the coding sequence ATGAATTCACAATCAATGTCATCATTAAAGATCGATAATCTACAATTAAGCCAACAAGGTAAACTTTTACTTTCTCTTAATGAAGAAGTTAAAGGCGGCGAAGTCCTGACGATTATGGGCCCATCAGGTAGTGGTAAGTCGACACTACTAAATTGGTTAGTTGGTATGTTACCAAGTGACTTTTATGCTAATGGTGAGCTCTATTTAAACCAACAAATTATTACCAATACAGCAAGCCATCTACGTAATATCGGTTTATTATATCAAGATCCTTTATTGTTCCCTCATTTAAGCGTTGAAGGTAATATTGCTTTTGCTATGCCTAAAGGTGATAAACAAACACGTAAAGATGAAATTAGTGATGCGTTAAATCAAGTGGGTCTTGCTGGCATGGAAAAGCGTTGCCCACAAAATCTATCAGGCGGTCAGCAAGCACGAGTTGCTTTGTTACGTGTATTATTAAGCAAACCAAAAGCCATTTTATTGGATGAACCTTTTAGTAAATTAGATAGTCAATTGCGCCAAGAAACACGTCAATTGGTTTTTGAACAAATACAAAAATACAGTTTACCAGCAGTAATGGTGACACATGATCAAAGTGATGCTGTTGCAGCAAAAGGTAAAGTGATCACATTAGATGCTCTCTCTTTAAATCAAGTTGTTTAA
- the nrdB gene encoding class Ia ribonucleoside-diphosphate reductase subunit beta, with translation MAYTTFSTLSNDAMKEPMFFGNPVNVARYDQQKFEVFEKLIEKQLSFFWRPEEIDVSRDRIDFLNLPDHEQHIFISNLKYQTLLDSIQGRSPNVALLPIVSLPELETWIETWAFSETIHSRSYTHILRNLFTDPNEVFEDIVNNDEIQKRAVDISYYYDELIHAVQFMQLHGFEQTDIKYVNIQGKTEALTLRDIKKKLYLCICSTNALEAIRFYVSFACSFAFAERDLLEGNAKIIKLIARDEALHLNSTQQMLNIWADGKDDPEMAEIALECFAEGKAIFLKAAEQEKEWAQYLFKDGSMIGLNEEILCQYVEYIANQRMQAIGYEAPFKVKSNPIPWINHWLVSDNVQVAPQEAEISSYLVGQINSTVDSEDLSTFEL, from the coding sequence ATGGCTTACACAACTTTCTCTACCCTTTCCAATGACGCTATGAAAGAACCTATGTTCTTTGGCAATCCTGTTAACGTGGCTCGTTACGATCAACAAAAATTCGAAGTTTTTGAAAAATTAATCGAAAAGCAGCTTTCATTTTTTTGGCGTCCGGAAGAAATAGACGTGAGTCGTGATCGTATCGATTTCTTAAACCTGCCAGATCATGAGCAACACATTTTCATTTCTAATCTAAAATATCAAACATTATTAGATTCGATTCAAGGACGTAGTCCAAACGTTGCACTACTCCCTATTGTTTCACTACCAGAATTAGAAACATGGATTGAAACATGGGCATTCTCAGAAACAATTCACAGCCGTAGTTACACGCATATTTTACGTAACTTATTCACAGATCCAAATGAAGTGTTTGAAGATATCGTTAATAATGACGAAATCCAAAAACGTGCTGTGGATATCTCTTATTATTACGATGAACTAATCCATGCAGTACAATTCATGCAGCTACACGGATTTGAGCAAACTGATATTAAATACGTTAATATTCAAGGTAAAACTGAAGCCTTAACATTGCGTGATATTAAAAAGAAACTCTATCTTTGTATTTGTTCAACTAATGCACTAGAAGCAATACGCTTTTATGTTTCATTTGCTTGTTCGTTTGCCTTTGCTGAGCGTGACTTGTTAGAAGGCAATGCTAAAATTATCAAATTAATTGCACGTGATGAAGCTTTACATTTGAACTCAACGCAACAAATGCTAAATATTTGGGCTGATGGTAAAGATGATCCTGAAATGGCTGAAATTGCATTAGAATGTTTTGCTGAAGGCAAAGCTATTTTCTTAAAAGCAGCAGAGCAAGAAAAAGAATGGGCTCAATACCTATTCAAAGATGGCTCAATGATCGGCTTAAATGAAGAAATTCTATGTCAGTATGTTGAGTACATTGCCAATCAACGTATGCAAGCAATTGGTTACGAAGCTCCTTTTAAAGTTAAAAGTAATCCAATTCCATGGATTAACCATTGGTTAGTCAGTGACAACGTACAAGTAGCGCCTCAAGAAGCGGAAATCAGCTCTTATTTAGTAGGTCAAATTAATAGTACTGTCGACAGTGAAGACCTAAGTACATTTGAACTATAA